In a single window of the Rhopalosiphum padi isolate XX-2018 chromosome 1, ASM2088224v1, whole genome shotgun sequence genome:
- the LOC132925160 gene encoding uncharacterized protein LOC132925160 yields the protein MVILDEDNHVLNIRLVKRIGLYQILDPETVKCRGQNVYHIVVALAVLYLCAVSVMLNVSGVYYWTDNVAIISVDYFWKAQTGLFVFYKMWIAVYRSDDVWNCLSVTRYGFTSFSVRYGHILYRWRELSVWFTNTLTVMYLTSLAFFLCSSLAFRKDVLPVKNHDGSVGYYRQNILNLYLIVSDETYNAHYYAFYFVESFSVVLLTILFLVFDILLVTLCFALCCQMQMICSAFESVGYESPSGPNSSVDCMDENNKVSIDYDLIYYDELKTIIMDHQAVMKKFEELLTLFQRVMLSQFVISSMSLIIIWFFFILNLFGDDRLVTSDVTTIKMVSLIPSFTFQIYMACYLFANLHSQKDSVIFALYSSNWTEMNMKCKKLILLTMQMNNVYYKKFRFTKKKVVNLDMFLKTLRNCYTVVSVLINCLK from the exons ATGGTCATCCTGGACGAGGATAACCACGTTTTAAACATTCGGTTGGTCAAGCGTATTGGTTTATATCAGATTTTGGATCCCGAAACCGTTAAGTGTCGCGGTCAAAACGTCTATCACATTGTCGTGGCACTCGCCGTGCTGTACTTGTGCGCCGTTTCGGTGATGTTGAACGTCAGCGGCGTGTATTATTGGACGGACAACGTGGCCATCATAAGCGTAGACTATTTCTGGAAAGCGCAGACCGGGTTGTTCGTCTTCTACAAGATGTGGATCGCCGTCTACCGGTCGGACGACGTGTGGAACTGTCTGTCGGTCACGCGGTACGGGTTCACGTCGTTCAGCGTCCGGTACGGACACATACTGTACCGCTGGCGAGAACTTTCCGTGTGGTTCACGAACACGCTGACCGTCATGTATTTGACGTCGCTGGCGTTTTTCTTGTGCAGTTCCTTGGCGTTCCGCAAAGACGTGTTGCCGGTGAAAAATCACGACGGATCCGTCGGGTATTACCGTCAGAATATTTTGAACTTGTATTTAATCGTGTCCGACGAAACGTACAACGCGCACTATTACGCGTTTTATTTCGTCGAATCGTTTTCCGTCGTACTGCTGACAATATTGTTTCTCGTATTCGACATCCTTCTGGTTACGCTGTGCTTTGCTCTGTGCTGTCAGATGCAAATGATTTGCTCTGCGTTTGAATCGGTCGGATATGAATCGCCAAGCGGCCCCAATTCTTCCGTCG ATTGTATGGATGAAAACAATAAGGTTTCTATTGATTATGATTTAATCTATTATgatgaattaaaaacaattataatggaTCACCAAGCAGTTATGaa gaaaTTTGAAGAATTATTAACTCTATTTCAACGAGTAATGTTGTCACAATTTGTTATTTCATCGATGTCGCTTATCatcatttggttttttttcatattg AATTTATTTGGTGACGATAGATTGGTAACTTCAGAtgttacaacaataaaaatggtTTCCCTTATTCCTTCATTTACATTTCAGATATACATGGCATGTTATTTATTTGCAAATTTACACAgtcaa aaagATTCAGTAATATTTGCATTGTACAGCAGTAATTGGACCGAAATGAATATGAAgtgtaaaaaattgatattattaacaatgCAGATGAATAATGTTTACTATAAAAAGTTTagattcactaaaaaaaaagttgtaaatttGGATATGTTTCTTAAA aCATTGAGAAATTGCTACACAGTTGTatcagttttaataaattgtttaaaa
- the LOC132925166 gene encoding uncharacterized protein LOC132925166, with product MTTDVRDEKYHIFNIRLAKFTGLYQMLDPRTTKCLGRNVYHIALALILMYLCAVSLMSTVSCLYYWTDNMSICLEDLWKVETALFIIYKMWIVIHHSNDIWNCLSITWYGFTSFGFRERHILDRWRKRSMRFSALFAITYLICLAIFAGCTQAFRNKITPVKNRDGSVGYYRQNIMNFYIIVSDETYNAYYNTFCFAEALFTVSLAMLFLIFDILLVTLCFAICGQMQIINATFESVGHKSIRDSHSPIDNTVIKNKKITDKHDLTYDDLKTIIMDHQKIMKKYEDFLALFGKAMLVQIFVSSLSLILIWFIFIMILSGEDRFVASEITTIKMVSLIPSFSFQIFMVCYLFGSLHNQKDSIIFALYCSNWTEMDMKCKKMILFIMKMNNANYKKLKFTSTKIINLEMFFKTMGNCYTVISVLINQIKTRSE from the exons ATGACGACGGACGTTCGAGACGAGAAGtaccatattttcaatattaggtTGGCCAAATTTACTGGTTTATATCAAATGCTGGATCCCAGAACCACAAAATGTCTAGGTCGAAACGTCTATCACATCGCTTTGGCgttaattttgatgtatttatgCGCCGTTTCGTTAATGTCCACTGTTAGCTGTTTGTACTATTGGACGGACAATATGTCCATATGCCTGGAAGATCTCTGGAAAGTGGAAACCGCGCTGTTCATAATCTACAAGATGTGGATCGTCATCCACCACTCGAACGACATATGGAACTGTTTGTCGATCACGTGGTACGGTTTCACGTCGTTCGGCTTCCGGGAGAGGCACATACTGGATCGTTGGCGAAAACGTTCGATGAGGTTCTCGGCCTTGTTTGCCATCACGTATTTGATTTGTCTGGCCATTTTCGCGGGCTGCACACAGGCGTTCCGTAACAAAATAACACCGGTCAAAAACCGCGACGGTTCGGTCGGGTATTACCGACagaatattatgaatttctACATAATTGTATCCGACGAGACGTACAAcgcgtattataatacgttttgcTTTGCCGAAGCGCTGTTCACCGTCTCTCTAGCAATGTTATTCCTCATATTTGATATCCTTCTGGTTACACTGTGCTTTGCTATTTGCGGTCAAATGCAAATAATCAACGCTACGTTCGAATCGGTCGGACATAAGTCGATTCGTGATTCTCATTCCCCAATTG ataatactgtgattaaaaacaaaaagataaCTGACAAACATGATTTAACAtatgatgatttaaaaacaattattatggatcaccaaaaaattatgaa gaaatatGAAGATTTTTTAGCTCTATTTGGAAAAGCAATGCTGGTACAAATTTTTGTTTCATCATTATCACTCATCTTGATatggtttattttcataatg attttatccGGCGAGGATAGATTTGTGGCTTCGgaaattacaacaataaaaatggtATCTCTAATTCCTTCATTctcatttcaaatatttatggtGTGTTATTTGTTTGGAAGTTTACACAACCAA aagGATTCGATAATATTCGCATTGTACTGCAGTAATTGGACTGAAATGGatatgaaatgtaaaaaaatgatattatttataatgaaaatgaataatgctaactacaaaaagttaaaatttacaagtacaaaaattataaacttggaAATGTTTTTTAAA acaATGGGTAATTGTTATACAGTTATTTCGGTTTTAATAAATCAGATTAAAACAAGgagtgaataa